Proteins encoded within one genomic window of Amycolatopsis sp. 2-15:
- a CDS encoding GntP family permease: MIHWLQTTTGGLLTLAAVSIAVLLVLIIKVKLEPFIALIVVGVLTALAAGLPVGTLVGTAQKTSDSLLEKGFGSILGHITAIIGLGTLLGSILERSGGARVLTSALLRSFGEKRAPLAMGLSGLIFGIPVFFDIGIFVLAPLVYAAAKQGGRSIVLYAMPLLAGLSITHAFIPPHPGPVAAAGLLHVDLGWLILMGAICGIPAWFIGGILYSTWIGKRVNVPLAEEFAKLAGDDVEEAGDPPSLRLVGGIIAIPLVLILLGTFGSIALPANSPVAAVAAFLGTPAIALTIATLLAMWLLGRRRGMTGAQLTELSTAALRPVAMILLVVGAGSFFGAVLSATGIGKAVAGSLGDAGLPVVLAAYIISCGMRIAQGSATVAIVTTSGIVAPTVVELHYSQPQLALIVIAISAGSIIASHVNDGGFWIVSRYFGLSVPQTLKTWTALETVLSLSGFAVAALAMAAV; the protein is encoded by the coding sequence ATGATCCACTGGCTGCAGACCACGACCGGCGGTCTGCTCACGCTCGCCGCGGTTTCGATCGCCGTCCTGCTCGTGCTCATCATCAAGGTCAAGCTCGAACCGTTCATCGCGTTGATCGTGGTGGGAGTGCTGACCGCGCTGGCCGCGGGCCTGCCCGTGGGGACGCTGGTCGGCACCGCGCAGAAGACGTCGGACTCCTTGCTGGAAAAGGGCTTCGGCAGCATCCTCGGGCACATCACGGCGATCATCGGCCTCGGCACCCTGCTCGGCTCGATCCTCGAACGCTCCGGCGGCGCCCGCGTGCTCACCTCGGCGCTGCTGCGCTCGTTCGGTGAGAAACGCGCGCCGCTGGCAATGGGCCTGTCCGGCCTGATCTTCGGCATCCCGGTGTTCTTCGACATCGGCATCTTCGTGCTGGCGCCGCTGGTCTACGCGGCGGCCAAGCAGGGCGGCCGCTCGATCGTGCTGTACGCGATGCCGCTGCTGGCGGGCCTGTCGATCACGCACGCGTTCATCCCGCCGCACCCCGGCCCGGTCGCGGCCGCCGGGCTGCTGCACGTGGACCTCGGCTGGCTCATCCTGATGGGTGCGATCTGCGGCATCCCCGCGTGGTTCATCGGCGGCATTCTGTACTCGACCTGGATCGGCAAGCGCGTGAACGTGCCGCTCGCCGAGGAGTTCGCGAAGCTCGCCGGCGACGACGTCGAAGAAGCCGGCGACCCGCCGTCACTGCGGCTGGTCGGCGGCATCATCGCGATCCCCCTCGTGCTGATCCTGCTGGGCACTTTCGGCAGCATCGCGCTTCCGGCGAACTCGCCCGTGGCGGCTGTTGCGGCCTTCCTGGGCACCCCCGCCATCGCGCTGACGATCGCGACCCTGCTCGCGATGTGGCTGCTGGGCCGTCGCCGCGGCATGACCGGCGCACAGCTCACGGAACTCTCGACCGCCGCGCTGCGCCCGGTCGCGATGATCCTGCTGGTGGTGGGCGCGGGCTCGTTCTTCGGGGCCGTGCTCTCGGCGACCGGCATCGGCAAGGCCGTGGCCGGGTCCCTCGGCGACGCGGGCCTGCCGGTGGTCCTCGCGGCGTACATCATCAGCTGCGGCATGCGCATCGCGCAGGGCTCGGCGACAGTCGCGATCGTGACCACCAGCGGCATCGTCGCGCCGACGGTGGTGGAGCTGCACTACTCACAGCCGCAGCTGGCCCTGATCGTGATCGCGATCTCCGCGGGCTCGATCATCGCCTCCCACGTGAACGACGGTGGATTCTGGATCGTGTCGCGCTACTTCGGCCTTTCCGTGCCCCAGACGCTGAAAACGTGGACCGCGCTCGAAACAGTCCTTTCCCTCAGCGGTTTCGCCGTGGCAGCATTGGCCATGGCAGCGGTCTGA
- a CDS encoding amino acid deaminase, producing the protein MNSSEHATLIAAVRAGRDEKIDWRFRSIAPALAGLTLDEAAARRANLFADGFFGPFVVLDAAAVEHNLATMAAWCAGHGIALAPHGKTTMAPELFARQLAHGAWGVTAANAGHLRIYRAFGVSRILLANQLVDPAGLRWLAGELAADPAFEFVCWVDSVRGVELMTEALAGSARPVDVLVELGGAGGRTGVRDPETALAVAEAVAKSPALRLRGTGGYEGALSHDTDDAALAKISSYVDTLRDSAIAFADKGLLADGQVYVTAGGSAYFDRVAQELTKPWPDGLDVLPILRSGAYVTHDDGFYREISPLGVHPRLAGVEPFHAALHAWAQVTSKPTPELALLTAGKRDLPYDEGMPEPQLLRKNGVNAELTGHAVTKLNDQHAFLALPADSPVEVGDWVRLGLSHPCTTFDKWPLLPVVDTDGETVVDFVRTWF; encoded by the coding sequence ATGAACAGCTCCGAGCACGCCACCCTGATCGCCGCCGTCCGCGCGGGCCGGGACGAGAAGATCGACTGGCGCTTCCGCTCGATCGCGCCCGCGCTGGCCGGGCTCACCCTCGACGAGGCCGCAGCCCGGCGAGCGAACCTGTTCGCCGACGGCTTCTTCGGCCCGTTCGTGGTGCTCGACGCCGCGGCGGTGGAGCACAACCTCGCCACCATGGCCGCGTGGTGCGCCGGGCACGGGATCGCGCTCGCACCGCACGGCAAGACCACGATGGCGCCCGAGCTGTTCGCGCGCCAGCTCGCGCACGGCGCGTGGGGCGTCACCGCCGCCAACGCCGGGCACCTGCGGATCTACCGCGCGTTCGGCGTTTCGCGGATCCTGCTGGCCAACCAGCTCGTGGACCCGGCGGGCTTGCGCTGGCTCGCGGGCGAGCTGGCCGCGGACCCGGCGTTCGAGTTCGTGTGCTGGGTCGACTCCGTGCGTGGGGTCGAGCTGATGACCGAGGCGCTGGCCGGGTCCGCGCGGCCGGTCGACGTGCTCGTCGAGCTGGGCGGCGCCGGCGGGCGCACCGGTGTGCGCGATCCGGAGACGGCACTGGCCGTGGCCGAGGCGGTCGCGAAGAGCCCCGCGCTGCGGTTGCGCGGCACGGGCGGCTACGAGGGCGCGCTGTCGCACGACACCGACGACGCCGCCCTGGCCAAGATCAGTTCCTATGTAGACACTCTGCGCGACTCGGCGATCGCGTTCGCGGACAAGGGCCTGCTCGCCGATGGCCAGGTCTACGTGACGGCCGGCGGCAGCGCGTACTTCGACCGCGTGGCCCAGGAGCTCACGAAACCGTGGCCGGACGGCCTGGACGTGCTGCCGATCCTGCGCAGCGGCGCCTACGTGACGCACGACGACGGCTTCTACCGCGAGATCTCGCCGCTCGGCGTGCACCCGCGGCTGGCCGGCGTCGAGCCGTTCCACGCCGCGCTGCACGCGTGGGCGCAGGTCACCTCGAAGCCCACTCCCGAGCTGGCGCTGCTCACGGCCGGCAAGCGCGATCTGCCCTACGACGAGGGCATGCCGGAACCGCAGTTGCTGCGCAAGAACGGCGTCAACGCCGAGCTCACCGGCCACGCCGTGACGAAGCTGAACGACCAGCACGCGTTCCTGGCACTGCCCGCCGACTCCCCCGTCGAGGTCGGCGACTGGGTGCGGCTCGGGCTTTCGCACCCGTGCACGACGTTCGACAAGTGGCCGCTGCTGCCGGTGGTGGACACCGACGGCGAGACCGTCGTCGACTTCGTGCGGACGTGGTTCTGA
- a CDS encoding N-acyl-D-amino-acid deacylase family protein — protein sequence MDLVVRGAQVADGTGDPLTRHDVGITGDRITEVAEPGSLTGKRVLDADGLVLAPGFIDMHSHSDLQLLTNPDHLAKVSQGVTTEVLGQDGLSYAPVDDTVLEALRQQLAGWNDDPAGFDWNWRSVGEYLDRLDRGVAVNAAYLVPQGTVRMLAVGWENRPATEPELNGMRELIATGLEEGAFGLSSGLTYTPGMYADTAELVELCRVVGERGGYYSPHHRSYGAGALEAFAEMVDVSRRADCPLHLAHATMNFSVNKGKAPELLKLLDDALDAGGDITLDTYPYLPGATYLSALLPSWATEGGLDATLARLSDADTRERIRVEIEETGSDGAHGVPIDWSGIEINGVRRESNAGLVGHSVAESAHRQGKSPAELYFATLVDERLGTSCLMHIGHEENVRAIMRHRTHTGGSDGLLVGNRPHPRAWGTFPRYLARYVRELGVLGLADCVAHLTGRPARRLRLADRGLVRPGYAADLVLFDPATITDTATFENPRQPAEGISHVFVNGVAAIEDTHPTGALAGHSLRHPGRGR from the coding sequence ATGGACCTGGTGGTCCGTGGCGCCCAGGTCGCGGACGGCACCGGTGACCCGCTGACCCGCCACGACGTCGGGATCACCGGCGACCGCATCACCGAGGTCGCCGAACCCGGCTCGCTCACCGGCAAGCGCGTGCTCGACGCCGACGGCCTCGTGCTCGCGCCCGGGTTCATCGACATGCACTCGCACTCCGACCTGCAGCTGCTCACCAACCCGGACCACCTTGCGAAAGTGTCCCAGGGCGTGACCACCGAGGTACTCGGGCAGGACGGCCTCTCATACGCGCCCGTCGACGACACCGTGCTCGAAGCCCTGCGCCAGCAGCTCGCCGGCTGGAACGACGACCCGGCCGGCTTCGACTGGAACTGGCGCTCGGTCGGCGAGTACCTCGACCGGCTCGACCGCGGCGTCGCCGTGAACGCCGCCTACCTCGTGCCGCAGGGCACCGTCCGGATGCTCGCCGTCGGCTGGGAGAACCGGCCGGCGACCGAGCCCGAGCTCAACGGCATGAGGGAACTGATCGCGACCGGGCTCGAAGAAGGCGCTTTCGGCCTGTCCTCGGGGCTCACCTACACCCCGGGCATGTACGCGGACACGGCCGAGCTCGTCGAGCTGTGCCGCGTGGTCGGCGAGCGCGGCGGTTACTACAGCCCCCACCACCGCAGCTACGGCGCGGGCGCGCTGGAAGCATTCGCCGAGATGGTCGACGTGTCGCGCCGCGCGGACTGCCCGCTGCACCTCGCGCACGCCACGATGAACTTCTCCGTCAACAAGGGCAAAGCACCGGAGCTGCTGAAGCTGCTGGACGACGCCCTCGACGCCGGCGGCGACATCACCCTCGACACCTACCCGTACCTGCCGGGCGCCACCTATCTCTCCGCGCTGCTGCCGAGCTGGGCCACCGAGGGCGGGCTCGACGCGACGCTCGCGCGACTGTCCGATGCGGACACCCGCGAGCGGATCCGCGTCGAGATCGAGGAGACCGGCTCGGACGGCGCGCACGGTGTGCCCATCGACTGGTCCGGCATCGAGATCAACGGCGTGCGCCGCGAGAGCAACGCCGGCCTCGTGGGCCACAGCGTCGCGGAATCCGCTCACCGGCAAGGAAAATCGCCCGCCGAGCTGTACTTCGCCACGCTGGTCGACGAGCGGCTCGGCACCTCGTGCCTGATGCACATCGGCCATGAGGAGAACGTGCGGGCCATCATGCGCCACCGCACGCACACCGGCGGTTCCGACGGCCTGCTCGTCGGCAACCGGCCGCATCCGCGGGCCTGGGGCACCTTCCCCCGTTACCTCGCCCGCTACGTCCGTGAACTGGGCGTGCTCGGGCTGGCCGACTGCGTCGCGCACCTCACGGGGCGCCCGGCGCGGCGGCTGCGGCTCGCCGACCGGGGGCTCGTGCGCCCCGGGTACGCGGCCGACCTGGTGCTGTTCGATCCCGCCACGATCACCGACACCGCCACGTTCGAAAACCCGAGGCAGCCCGCCGAGGGGATCTCCCACGTCTTCGTGAACGGCGTCGCCGCGATCGAGGACACCCACCCCACCGGCGCCCTCGCCGGCCATTCCCTTCGTCACCCCGGGAGGGGCCGATGA